AAGATTTCATTCTGAATTTTGATTCCTCAGgattctctgttgttgctggatttGTTTGAACAATGAAATAACAATGCTACATAACAATGATAGCTCTAACAATGACAGATAGAGCCACCAATTTATTACAGTGAAATAGGCATCTTTTGTTGCCTGGCATTGCTGCAGACCGCACTTTTAATTTATTGAGGATGAAATAGGCATGCCAGGCACATAAAGGCAGTATTAAAATGCATGCACCGCAAGTCACCACCtgtctgcaaaatttgagcatcAACAAGTCGGTAGTTTATGCCGAAGTAGTTTATACCTGGCACACCTATTTATGCAAGATTCAAAACGTGCCCATTTTAAGGCTTGCATACTCACAATTAACTCAACGTCTTCCTTCTTGATGACCACCTTGGACAGCTCCTTTTGTCGTGCCGCCTTTTCTGCTGTTTCTTTTGAGTGCCGATCACCGATCATGGACATAGCCTTGAGTCACAAGCAAAGGAATACGTCCGATTAGGCAAGCAGTTTTGGCCTCCTTACAACGCTCTTTCTAATGCCATTCTTGCGTTTCATTTTGAGGCAACCATTTGTGTTATGTTTGAATATACACAGCTTTGATCACAGGATCCTGATGACTATACACCAGGCAAAAGACACAAGATGATTGACCTAAGGCTTCATCTTAGAGGAAAACAGCACAAATGCAGAAAGACATACTTCCAGACACCAGGCAGTGCTAATTTTCAAACACAGCACTCGTCCAGCCTGCTTTGTTTACCTCCTTAAATGCAGATTATTTGTTTGGAAACAAAATGTGCCATGTGCATATTCATTATTCTTACAAATCATTATGTTTTACAGAATACATTACATGCTTACAGAATTGTTGCAATGCTGAAATTGCAGAGGTTTGTAGTGTctaatacctgtgtcacacgggcagatttggaaggccttccagtcaacggccttcgaaacgccacaactctatcgactcaaaggagttgtcgcgctgctacacggcacatttgaaaggccgttgagtggttcaggcgtttctcgcaaaattgtgtggcgctgcgaatctttattttcgttttcatgtcaccaaaagttaaacaacattaaaaccacttaagagcactataatttcttttgtttgtttatacggcgaaatggcggcgatatgacggcagccggcagcacatggagtagagggagagtgtactagacaacatggagaaaGGAGGCTACAACTCATGTTCCCGATTCAATATGCATAACAGTGTCTACACTGCGAACAGCTAGAGACACTTTGGCACATTATGGTACATGGTCCAAAGTGCCCCATTAGCTAGGGACACTTTGGacactttggcacagtgtaagaaaagaacacaagcacgtcgctgttgtcgagagtatgtgcagttcgcacatatcaagtggcaaaactactttattgaataattaataacactcatatatagtatttttagagcattttggttcgatttgttttttttaaccgtgagtacgagcacactgtgaacgagagggcatgttcgcgctgtttccgcttccgtagctcaaaggccatcgagatttcgatagagttgtggagtgctccgtagactcgatagactattgactcgatggccttcgaaaccgcttgtgtagcagctcgaacttgacctttgagtcaactgactatcggttggaaggccttcgaaatgcccgtgtgacacgggtattataCTCTTAAGTCTTGTTACTATTCTCAACAGGTTATGCTAAGCCAAAGAAGACCAACAGCCTGCTGTCGTGTGTCTTCAACTGAATATTTCCATATCTTTGTTAATTCTGTGATATCCTTTTGAACTAAACAAAGCAAGCAAAGAAAGATTTGGAATATgaagtagcccccccccccccccgcccccccccccccaaaaaaaaaaagaattgggcTATTTATTGGGCAACGCTTGATTCACATCTAACGACTCAATAAATGTGCAGTCCTGCACTATTTTCACCCATCTATCCATATGAACACTGTTTTAAAACTGGCATTTAAGTATGTTTTTAGGTTTAGCCAGAATAGCTATTAAATTACTGGTTTAGCTCACCTAATACAGGGCAAAATGCGTCTATGCTGAATGTAACGAGGCACGCAAATATTCATTATCTTTCTCTTACCGTGTCAACATCATACACTCAcagcagaaattattcccaagcaGCAGCCTACATAAAAGATGAGAAAACATAACTACTGTAGGGCGTGCTTTGTTTAGTGCAATGCAAGTTCTGTCGATATTTTCTACTAGACATTCTACCTAGGTAGTGTTTCTCTTTTGGAGATTGCATTGTAACATGAGTAACAGAGTTGGATAGATCTGGGGCCAAATTTACAAAGTTTTTAGTTCGTATATGGCTGGCCGCTTTCGCTGACATGTTCATCAGCATCAAGATTAGCTGGAATTTTTTATTGCTAACCATTCTAGCGTAAACGCTTCTTTTAGTGAATACGAGCCGccctctttatttattttttttttttagacttgaATTTTCACTGACACAAATATGCACGAACAGCACACATGCCGATAGACCACAGGTTATACTAGTGACACTTTCAGCACGGAAAACTACACTCAGTTTCAATTCGAGAGGAAAAACATCGCCCAAGGCAACCAGTTTGCTTACTTGACTGTGCTGCGGTAGAAGAGATCGCATTGGTAAAGGTACTTTTATTGTCGGTAATAGCACGCAGTGAATGTCACCAGAACTGCACAAAATGAAGAGGCGTACTTACACACATAATGTCCTGAGATCGAATTTCTTTGTCTTCGGCATAATCCGTCACTTTCTCTAGGTCGGCCGCTCCGCTATCATGCTTCGCGACTTTCTTCTGCGGCTTTTGCTGCTCGTCGCCCCCCGCGTCTTCCGTGTCGTCCGACATGTCTCCTCACTTTCGTGAAAGTCCCGTAACAGTCGGTCAATTCAACAGTAAATATGACGGCAGCGACGGTTGAAATGAACGTGAACGGCTTCAAGACGGTTGCGGCACGCGTTTTTTTCTCGCGCACGCCTCTAGGCCATCTAGGCTGCCATGTTAATACTCCGGAACCCCTACCGGTGTCAGAGGGAACAAACCAAAACTTGAAAATGCACGGGTTTCGATTTCGAAGTGTTCAAAGCATAGGCATTCGAAGTGCTCAGAAATTTGTTATGTCCAAGTATAAATTGTTGCATGCTGCGAGCaagtttcgaaaaaaaaacaggaatcaACGATTCTTATTGTGCTTATGCTTACGGAAGCGCACTTAAACAATGGTAATGGTAAACTTGTCAAATAAATCTCGCCAGGAAGCGAGTGCTGTGGAACGATTCTAATTACAGTGAAACTTAATCACTCTGTTTTATCTAGATATTAGCGGATCTTGATTAGGCCGAAAAGCAACAGCATTAATTGCTTGTAAAACTGAACGTGACAAAACCTGGCAAAACCAtgactataaaaaaaaaaaaaaaaaaaaaaaaaaaaaaaaaaagagctggtCGTAGATACCGTTTCGACGTTTCTAGGTTTCACGCCATGAATATGTGAGAGCCGTAGTGAATTGACAGACGTGCATCCGGTGCCTGAAATGCTGCAAAAGCAAAGTACGCAGCGCAACGTCGACACAGTTGTCTGCTAGCAGTTTGTACGTCCCATATGTTTCCTGCGCACGTTGGTGATCATAACGTGCACCGATCGTATCAGGAGCTGACATATTTACCTAACATCTAAAATAGACTTCATGAATCATTGAGAGGACGTCGCGATATGTTAGGGAATAACTATTATTTCGCTAGAATCGGTAATCCGCCAAAGCCCGAGTCCAGGGGGCGAGCTTTCAGCGAACGTGAGTACGCGACGTGGATATGCCTATTGCGATCGTACCGATATATTAACGCTGCCCCGCCGTTTGCGTAGCGTATCGTCCTGCAGTTTGGTTGCTAACTATAATGTGCATGTGAATCTAAAGCGTAATAATAAAACATTAGAAAAAGCGTTCACGCAGGTAGGGCCTCACGAATAAGGTTGCTATCTAGGTCGCTGTTTCCCATagccgctatagctcagtggcaGAGCGCTGGTCTTGTAAACCAgcggtcgtgagttcgatcctcactggcggctgaatttttttttttttttttttattacatatatTGTTCAAAAATTGAATTTTTAATTTCAATATTGTCACGATGTGCTTAAACATGTCGCACACTGAAAAAATGTTCTGCACATGACTATCCGAGAACTTCATCCGAAATCGTGGGAAGGTGCACCGCTATCGAGTTCGGACTGGCTCAATAAaacgtctttcttctttttttttcttttttgtgtgtgtgttacaAAAATATTCGTTCATATTTGCGGAGTGAATTAAAGGCTATACAATTTATAAGAGAATGTGAAAGCGCTGCTGTCTTCCAGCGCGTGCTCcgttgtgtgtttgtgttttacCTCTGGTTTGTCCCTGATTTCCcacataaaggaaaaaaaaaataacaaaaagtaGATTAGCCAGATTGGTTCTTTATTCCATGTGTTTGTTCCAGGGCAGTTTGTGACCGTATATAATCGGAATATCGATCATATGGCTGCGTTCCGAGGCAGCGGAGAGATTTAGCTTTTTCTCAGATCCTGTTGTCCGTAAACGTTTGCGGTTGACTGTACGTACAGTCGGCCACAATAGTTTACGGGAGACGGGTTTCAAGACCAGTGTGGATTTCTGCTCTGTTGAGACATGTCGCTTCTAATTTAATGGATCACTGAGGAGGTCACTATGCATTCTACAGATTCACACTTTGAAACCGAGGCCGTTGTAGGCAATTAAACCGCAGTTAGCAGTACAGGCCATCGTTCATGCCTGGCGCGTAGTTTTTGAGTGGGTTTGTTTCGCTCGAGGGGGAGGGATCGAGGACCATTACCGTTGGCGATCAGACGTGCAAGACCTGGAGACGATTGCGGAAGAAATGAATTAATTTATTGCATATACTGACATATAAGCAAGGAAATATGTAAATGTGCGCAATATCGACTGGTCAGGTCCCTAAAAAAATAATTTACCGAACCAATTAAAAAGCTTAATGCAATTCTAAAACACACAGTCTTCACACAGTATAAACCTTCTACAATTTGAGCGATTAAAATAATATGCACTTCATTTAATCCAAAAGTAAGGAATAGCAGAACCAACTTTCAAACATGCTGGAATGGCGAGATGTGTGCCTGTACATattaaagtatatatatatatatatatatataatttgcgGCCTCATTCAATCAATAAGCACATAAGATAGGAAACTCCCTCTCACTCTTCTGGTAACATGTATACTTAAAGCCTGGACTATAACTCCGCATATCTGCAAGCCTCGCTGATCAAAAGGCGAGAAAAAAGGATCCTAAATATGCCAAGAAAATTGCATACAAGGTGGTAGGAGCACAATATGACAGCTGCCTTGGCCATTGAACACGTACCATGCGCCCAGTGTACTTCTACTTGAGCACCAATCAATATTTCCCGATAATTTTTTTGGAGATATGATATTTGTGTTAATCTTTCACTGTTTACCAAAAGTTTACGAAAATGGCACGGGCAGTTTCATCATGGGTCATAATGGGTTAATGGATAGGTACAGATAGGTACAGCAACGAAATGAACATTCACACACAGGATTAATGTGAAGACTCGAATGGAACAATAAGGGATGCCTCAATGTGCAGCCAATGCTTTTCGACACTTTTCTTCGTCAGGATGTGCACACAAGTCCCattgtcgaaacgttggttcGAGTGCCTGGGACATGCATTGCTCCGCCAATGTACCGCTAAAAAATTCTTTGGAGGCAGCGACAAGGCGAAGGATGTTTTGATATTGCTTGGTTGAAAATTTCACGTGAAGCTTATTCCGAGCAGCTACATACGTGCGTTAATTGCGAGAAATATGTAGGGTAAATATTTTTACTAAATATACACAAAGGCCATGCGTAATCTGTAAAATAGCAGTTCCAAGCTACGCATGCCAAGGgcgctatgaaaaaaaaaaaatcaccgcccaagcacagCGTACAGAtgcatcgtcacccatcatgcgcctctttcttccctctttctttccctcttccccttcccccaacgcagagtagctggctagaggaatttacctcaggccgacctctctgcatttcgcatcattaaacttatctctctctctctctctgcatggttaaccagcgaagctgaaacgtgcggcccaggTGTTTATCGATCActtggttaatcccgacggttcactaaatcatttctcaattattggctacgtctttgcgtttcttaatgaggttacacatacgttcggctgcgacggagagaacgacgtcactgacggtgtgcccgcagtcagccgttgtcgcttgcgttcgatgcctcgagtttTACTCGGCGGCTtgattagcagcattcgcccgccattgccgcttgcgattcttcgcaatcaaattgcttcaaaatcaaatctatccgttacgtaagacaatgaacggctcatagccccataaacgcggccttcccatcacgacgacagaagtgaaattctacgctggaatggtgagcggcaacgcagccagctgtggaagcagacgacgacgacgaacgcgggagcaacggcacgagcgcgtgctagggtgcctcgatgccagcgccgccgttcagggtggtgccaacctttgaccgcccccgcgccgccgctttctcgctgcgacgccatattgtgtcacagcgagccgttgcgattgcttggtgccggtgctgagtttgaagcacagtgcgcgcggatgcttcgcggacgcttctacttgctagacagtgttcagccgcatgactgacaagctatcaagtgcatcgtgtcgacatgacgggctgttgtgttcccaagtgcaccggatcgacgcgtaaaggactgcgttgttttcgcttcccccaggacccagagcgacggaagagatgggaagcccaagtaaagcgcgatcactggaaggcaacggataactcctgcatttgcgaggtaagtgtcaagaatgtttagactaccgcaccgtgtttttaatttaaataagaaagtattctctgatcctcgctcacgtacctacgttcgctcacgaactaagtaagcactgcaccgatgctgtctgagtagcgtatggtttgcgagcgcgcgtcgcataggcttttttcgttttgataggcgcagtctgtacccttattttaaggactgacgaagatgcttagccgcgaaatagtcttacattagctacgaatcgtcacgtaagccacctattttcctttttcacgggaagcacacatcgtgtgtgtctcttgtttctttttttttttcggtactggttatttgggactaaagaacgcagtgcttcgtctggggagagcggctgttttgtacgtggtaagcgaaacattgtgattttctctgatttctcaggagatatcttgcggacctcagggtgttacgttacatagctgattttttagacttatacatatttgtagcgtggtgatcgtaagccgatggtcattcgtgctcattcccgatcgtagtgggtactgtgacggtctttaaatgcctgtgcacggtatgcacAGGTGTAGTACaattaaggggcatcatgggaccaaaatgtttcggcgctttctggcatggtgtctgttgtagcctgtgcatttcttcgaaacgtgtgaagcgaggtaatacagcattgcttctgctaaaatttatttttaagcactgtaatggtttctctgtatttacaaggcaactttcatatcaataatcacttttgttgttttacctgtacttagaaacactttgaagaggaccagtacgagggaaatcgacaggatgggcgccgtctgttaaagtcaacagccctacatcatcatggactatattttcgaagtgaaaaacattgcgaatctgtatttgactgtcttagtttcatttacggtttttgtacgtgatatgtatacagtgttgtttattttttcaatgtagttatcagtgttctaatggttatttatgaaatgttctgtactcgctatcgatgtgtttggctgatgcgacgtattcgatggtagctgatgtatgtattctggctggatatcttgattaatattactcgcggttgcgttttcttgtttgcattcttgttttcgatttatattgtgtgtaataaggttgatgtactcacttgaacccccccccccccatgtaatgaataaataaaaaaaaactctctatcccgaattgtgtgtcgagcctaccttgcgaattaattttttttatctcgtctttcaacataaccttcaggcgccacacagtacatataatttttcatgtacatatctctttcatgattgattgtactagacattataagtaaatgtattttgtgcatcgtttgatttcttgtgtgtactacgcaagattgacacagacaagttacgtttaCATTTTNNNNNNNNNNNNNNNNNNNNNNNNNNNNNNNNNNNNNNNNNNNNNNNNNNNNNNNNNNNNNNNNNNNNNNNNNNNNNNNNNNNNNNNNNNNNNNNNNNNNCCGGTGTTCTATTTTTTATATGACTCTGTGCTCTGCGTGCAACGAACATCACCTCTGAGCAGGAATGACGCGTTGCGGAGGAGCAAACGTGGTAGTTATACCGACGTGCAACAGTAGCCGAGGACGTGTCCGCCCGCTTTAGGaccgtggcctctgagattgcgtGGCCGACAGGTGCGCCCGCGAATCTCGGAGGTCACGGTCATTCGCACGTGATCGCGCACGTGAAGCGGAGGTTGTCGGTTTAGGTTCAGTGGTATTCATAGGATATTAACGTAGTATGCATTAATGAATTATCGTGGTTAGGAGCCTAATGGTCGGAACTCTGCTAGTATGAATTTTAATGAAGACATTAAATTGGGGTACTTTCAGATGAACACGTTCACAGGGGGACACgagcattttccttttatttcagCGAAATTTCTACAATGTATGCAATAGCAACATCCATACAAACAATGGAACTGAGCTTACTTTTTC
This Dermacentor silvarum isolate Dsil-2018 chromosome 6, BIME_Dsil_1.4, whole genome shotgun sequence DNA region includes the following protein-coding sequences:
- the LOC119455498 gene encoding huntingtin-interacting protein K, with product MSDDTEDAGGDEQQKPQKKVAKHDSGAADLEKVTDYAEDKEIRSQDIMCAMSMIGDRHSKETAEKAARQKELSKVVIKKEDVELIMQEMEIPRSVAELKLREHQGNVVEALIELTN